From Trueperella pecoris, a single genomic window includes:
- the trpB gene encoding tryptophan synthase subunit beta, producing MRLADAQGPYFDEFGGRFIPEALMTALTDLEQGWMRLKDDPAFIEELDHLHRTYSGRPSIITEAHRFGEQHCGGARIILKREDLNHTGSHKVNHVLGQALLTRALGKKRIIAETGAGQHGVATATAAALLGLDCTIYMGAKDAQRRALNVARMRLLGAQVVAVDSGARTLKDAINEAFRDWVTNIDSTNYLFGTAAGPHPFPTLVRDLQKIIGEEARAQILDLTGELPDAVVACVGGGSNAIGMFNAFLDDPTVRLIGAEAGGDGFETGRHAASITQGEVGVLHGSKTYVLQNEEGQTLDSTSISPGLDYPGVGPEHAWLARTGRAEYWPIANAPAMEAFRALARTEGIIPAIESAHALAAAMRLGREAGERGEKMTIAVSLSGRGDKDMETAMSYFNLALGEEAK from the coding sequence ATGAGATTGGCTGATGCACAAGGACCATACTTCGACGAGTTCGGTGGGCGATTCATCCCCGAAGCTCTCATGACCGCATTGACTGATCTTGAGCAGGGCTGGATGAGGCTCAAGGATGATCCGGCGTTCATCGAGGAACTCGATCATCTGCACCGCACCTATTCGGGGCGCCCGTCCATCATCACCGAAGCACACCGTTTCGGTGAACAACACTGCGGCGGGGCGAGGATTATTCTCAAACGCGAAGATCTCAACCATACGGGGTCACACAAGGTCAACCACGTTCTCGGCCAGGCGCTCTTGACGCGCGCGCTGGGTAAGAAACGCATCATCGCAGAGACGGGTGCGGGCCAACACGGGGTAGCGACCGCCACTGCCGCGGCGCTGCTGGGCCTAGACTGCACGATTTACATGGGGGCGAAGGACGCCCAGCGTCGAGCCCTCAACGTCGCTCGCATGCGCCTGTTGGGTGCGCAGGTGGTCGCGGTCGATAGCGGTGCACGCACGCTCAAGGATGCAATCAACGAAGCGTTTCGGGATTGGGTGACGAACATTGATTCAACCAACTATCTTTTCGGCACCGCCGCCGGGCCCCACCCGTTCCCGACTCTCGTACGGGACCTGCAAAAGATCATCGGCGAGGAAGCCCGGGCGCAGATCCTCGACTTGACGGGGGAGTTGCCCGACGCCGTCGTGGCCTGCGTGGGAGGCGGCTCGAACGCGATCGGAATGTTCAACGCCTTTCTCGACGACCCGACCGTGCGCCTCATCGGAGCAGAAGCCGGCGGCGATGGATTCGAGACCGGTCGGCACGCCGCTTCGATCACGCAAGGCGAGGTGGGCGTGCTCCACGGGTCGAAGACGTACGTTCTCCAAAACGAGGAGGGCCAAACGCTCGATTCCACCTCGATCTCACCCGGCCTCGACTATCCGGGAGTCGGCCCGGAACACGCCTGGCTGGCACGCACCGGGCGGGCCGAATACTGGCCGATCGCGAACGCGCCGGCGATGGAGGCATTCCGTGCCCTTGCCCGGACGGAGGGCATCATCCCGGCCATTGAATCGGCCCATGCGTTGGCGGCCGCGATGCGACTGGGCCGCGAGGCGGGCGAACGCGGAGAAAAGATGACGATTGCCGTCTCGCTCTCGGGCCGCGGTGATAAGGACATGGAGACGGCGATGTCATACTTCAACCTTGCCTTGGGCGAGGAGGCGAAATGA
- the hisI gene encoding phosphoribosyl-AMP cyclohydrolase gives MSALPDDVAARVTFDTNGLVPAIIQEAATGEVLMLGYMNDVALQRTLTTGRVWFWSRSRQEYWRKGDTSGAIQLVHSVEVDCDGDTLLVCVTQRGAACHTGERTCFLQGGHLPVTIPDVVAGA, from the coding sequence ATGAGTGCCCTACCTGACGACGTCGCCGCGCGGGTCACGTTCGATACGAATGGCCTCGTGCCGGCCATCATCCAAGAGGCCGCCACCGGCGAGGTCCTCATGCTCGGTTACATGAACGACGTCGCCCTGCAACGAACCTTGACGACGGGCCGCGTTTGGTTTTGGTCGCGTTCTCGGCAAGAGTATTGGCGCAAGGGCGACACCTCGGGGGCCATCCAGCTGGTTCACTCCGTGGAGGTAGATTGCGACGGGGACACGTTGCTCGTCTGCGTCACGCAGCGCGGGGCTGCCTGTCACACCGGAGAGCGCACGTGCTTCCTGCAAGGCGGGCACTTGCCCGTCACCATCCCGGACGTGGTGGCGGGGGCGTAA
- the trpA gene encoding tryptophan synthase subunit alpha — MNILSADKIEQARANNHAAFIAYLSAGYPDVDFSIDVARAVVEAAAVVMSYYNPVFRYGVDNFARDLANAGGAGLIIADIVPEECGEWIEASDNYGLERIFLVAPTTSDEWLTITAKATRGFVYAASRMGVTGMQKEIAPSTASLVERTRAAGVRNVCVGIGVSDREQAYEVGQYADGVIVGSAIIRGLIDNEGDRAGSLRQVRSLTTDIASGAHSPKERS, encoded by the coding sequence ATGAATATTTTATCCGCGGACAAGATCGAACAGGCCCGGGCGAACAACCACGCGGCGTTCATCGCTTACCTCTCGGCGGGTTACCCCGACGTCGACTTCTCTATCGACGTGGCCAGGGCGGTCGTGGAGGCGGCCGCCGTCGTCATGTCCTACTACAATCCGGTATTCCGCTACGGCGTGGATAATTTTGCGCGCGACCTTGCCAACGCGGGCGGGGCCGGCCTGATCATTGCCGACATCGTCCCCGAAGAATGTGGCGAATGGATCGAAGCCTCGGATAACTACGGCCTCGAACGAATCTTCCTCGTGGCCCCGACGACGTCCGATGAGTGGCTCACGATCACGGCCAAGGCCACGCGCGGATTCGTCTACGCCGCCTCGCGGATGGGGGTCACGGGTATGCAAAAGGAGATCGCGCCCTCGACGGCCTCGCTCGTGGAACGAACTCGCGCTGCTGGGGTGCGCAACGTATGCGTGGGCATCGGCGTGTCGGACCGGGAACAGGCCTACGAGGTGGGCCAATACGCTGATGGCGTGATCGTGGGTTCGGCAATTATTCGTGGCCTGATCGATAATGAAGGGGACCGCGCGGGAAGCCTGCGTCAGGTGCGCAGTCTCACCACAGATATCGCCTCGGGCGCGCATTCTCCAAAGGAGCGTTCTTGA
- the hisF gene encoding imidazole glycerol phosphate synthase subunit HisF, whose protein sequence is MGVSVRVIPCLDVSHGRVVKGVNFDNLKDAGDPVELAARYSAMGADEITFLDVSASVENRGTMLDVVRQSAREVFVPLTVGGGVRSVDDVRLLLDAGCDKVGINTAALARPELLTEVASEFGNQVITLSVDARRASGMPSGFEVTTHGGRRSAGVDAIEWAIRSADLGAGEILLNSMDADGTTDGFDIELIDKVRCEVSVPLIASGGAGRAEHFVEAVRAGADAVLAASVFHFGTLTVGEVKTALAEAGIEVRL, encoded by the coding sequence ATGGGCGTAAGCGTCAGGGTTATTCCCTGTTTGGACGTCTCCCACGGCCGCGTGGTCAAGGGCGTCAATTTCGACAATCTCAAAGATGCGGGCGATCCGGTTGAACTTGCCGCTCGATATTCTGCGATGGGAGCCGACGAGATCACTTTCCTCGACGTCTCGGCCTCGGTTGAGAATCGCGGGACGATGCTTGACGTCGTGCGGCAAAGTGCCAGGGAAGTGTTCGTTCCTCTCACCGTGGGAGGCGGCGTGCGATCCGTGGACGATGTGCGCCTCCTCCTCGACGCGGGGTGCGACAAGGTCGGTATTAATACGGCGGCATTGGCGCGGCCCGAACTACTGACGGAGGTCGCTTCGGAGTTTGGAAACCAAGTCATCACGCTGTCGGTTGATGCGCGCAGGGCGTCGGGCATGCCCTCGGGTTTTGAGGTGACGACGCACGGCGGGCGCCGTAGCGCGGGTGTTGACGCCATCGAGTGGGCGATTCGGTCGGCCGATCTTGGCGCGGGGGAGATCCTGCTGAACTCGATGGATGCCGACGGAACCACCGACGGCTTCGACATTGAGCTCATTGACAAGGTTCGCTGCGAGGTGTCCGTTCCGCTCATCGCCTCCGGCGGCGCCGGCAGGGCAGAGCACTTCGTCGAGGCTGTGCGCGCGGGTGCCGACGCCGTCCTCGCGGCTTCCGTCTTCCACTTCGGCACGTTGACGGTGGGCGAGGTTAAGACCGCCTTGGCCGAGGCGGGCATCGAGGTGCGGCTATGA
- a CDS encoding hotdog fold thioesterase gives MWTTLDETLNISVETNTRECCTVSMPTDHARQPYGVVHGGINAILIEHAGSLLALANAPDGKVAVGTELSVSHFVPNATGLAQATATLVHLGRSSATCQVIVTDEHGTTTAAGRMTCVFVKR, from the coding sequence ATGTGGACCACTCTAGACGAAACGCTCAACATCAGCGTCGAGACCAACACAAGAGAATGCTGCACCGTGAGCATGCCGACCGACCACGCCCGCCAGCCATACGGCGTCGTGCACGGCGGCATCAACGCGATACTCATCGAGCACGCAGGATCGCTCTTGGCCCTTGCCAACGCCCCCGACGGCAAGGTCGCGGTAGGTACCGAACTCTCGGTTTCTCACTTTGTCCCCAACGCCACCGGACTGGCACAAGCTACAGCCACGCTTGTCCACCTCGGGCGCTCGTCAGCAACCTGCCAGGTCATCGTGACCGACGAACACGGCACAACCACAGCCGCAGGCCGAATGACCTGCGTCTTCGTCAAGCGTTAG
- the pafA gene encoding Pup--protein ligase — translation MGIETEYGLLCASTNGGEPPMDAEAAAHHLFEPLLRKTRSTSTFLANGARLYLDVGAHPEYATAECDYLGDLLANDRAGDQLYAQLAGDANEKLAASGARIHLFKNNRDSYGNSFGCHENYLVRRRRDFRQRIDGLIPYFVTRQIMVGAGFLEVDGGEVRFKLSQRADRMNDAVSAATTRSRPMINTRDEPHGDAELYRRMHVIVGDSNMSDSTSALKVGATQAVLDAIEDGLRLPDRTLAEPVRAIREVSADTSCRAVLELADGSRMTALEIQREVHDLVRSRFEDNGWLAELDPMRRYVFDLWERTLEALERGELVAISSEIDWVAKRQLLTRYAERLGTDLGDPRILRLDLAWHDITGAGLRPKLEASGGLKKLVSEADVARATGIPPQTTRAKLRGDFVALAMENRRDYMVDWMNIRLLEDGGARQVLLKDPFAPVNVEVAELMELIESE, via the coding sequence ATGGGCATTGAGACCGAGTACGGTCTCTTGTGTGCCTCGACGAACGGCGGGGAGCCTCCGATGGACGCGGAGGCGGCTGCCCATCACCTGTTTGAGCCCTTGCTCCGCAAGACGCGCTCGACGAGCACGTTCCTGGCCAACGGCGCCCGCTTGTACCTCGATGTTGGGGCGCATCCGGAATATGCCACCGCGGAGTGCGACTACCTCGGCGACCTGCTGGCCAACGATCGCGCCGGCGATCAGCTGTATGCCCAGTTGGCCGGCGATGCGAATGAGAAGCTGGCGGCGTCGGGTGCCCGTATTCATCTGTTCAAGAACAACCGTGATTCCTACGGTAACTCCTTCGGTTGCCACGAGAACTACCTCGTGCGGCGCCGGCGCGACTTTCGCCAGCGCATCGACGGCCTGATTCCCTATTTCGTCACGCGTCAGATCATGGTGGGGGCCGGCTTCCTCGAGGTCGACGGCGGCGAGGTTCGCTTCAAGCTTTCCCAACGTGCGGACAGGATGAACGACGCCGTCTCGGCGGCCACCACCCGCTCCCGCCCGATGATCAACACACGCGATGAGCCCCACGGCGACGCCGAGCTTTACCGGCGCATGCACGTCATCGTGGGCGATTCGAACATGTCGGATTCGACGTCCGCGCTGAAGGTGGGCGCGACGCAGGCGGTGCTCGACGCGATCGAGGACGGGCTGCGTCTTCCGGATCGAACCCTGGCCGAGCCCGTGCGCGCTATCCGCGAGGTGTCGGCCGACACCTCGTGCCGCGCCGTGTTGGAATTGGCGGACGGGTCGAGGATGACGGCGCTGGAGATTCAGCGCGAGGTCCACGATCTCGTTCGGTCACGATTCGAGGACAACGGGTGGCTGGCCGAACTCGACCCGATGCGTCGCTACGTCTTTGACCTGTGGGAACGCACGCTGGAGGCCCTCGAGCGCGGGGAGCTCGTGGCGATATCGAGCGAGATTGATTGGGTGGCCAAGCGTCAGCTTCTCACCCGCTACGCCGAGAGGCTCGGGACTGACCTTGGAGATCCGCGTATCCTCAGGCTCGATCTTGCCTGGCATGACATCACCGGGGCCGGTTTGCGCCCCAAGCTCGAGGCGAGTGGCGGGCTGAAGAAACTCGTGAGTGAGGCAGATGTCGCTCGGGCTACGGGCATCCCACCGCAGACGACTCGCGCGAAACTGCGTGGCGACTTCGTTGCGCTGGCGATGGAAAATCGCCGCGACTACATGGTGGATTGGATGAACATTCGCCTGCTCGAGGACGGTGGTGCTCGCCAGGTGCTGCTCAAGGACCCGTTCGCACCGGTCAATGTCGAGGTCGCCGAACTGATGGAGCTCATCGAAAGTGAGTAA
- the trpC gene encoding indole-3-glycerol phosphate synthase TrpC yields the protein MSVLDDIIAGVRADLASRQARVSLDDLKARAAKMHSPLNVIDVLKPADHRRVQVIAEVKRRSPSKGGLSLIPDPAELAEIYEAGGAAAVSVLTKGRRFGGSLADLDAVRARVDIPVLRKDFIVTPYQIWEARAHGADMVLVIVAALSDTVLTSLIERVHSLGMTALVEVHNRHDAWRALDAGARVIGVNARNLKTLKVDARVFDDVVAMLPDSVVRVAESAVKSTQDMLNYARSGADAVLMGEVLVTSSNPLQVVRDMVAAGQHPSLDSMKDDHEIG from the coding sequence ATGTCGGTTTTGGATGACATCATCGCCGGTGTCCGCGCGGACCTCGCCTCGCGTCAGGCCCGGGTGAGCCTCGATGACCTCAAAGCGCGGGCCGCGAAGATGCACAGCCCGCTCAACGTGATCGATGTGCTTAAACCAGCCGACCATCGCCGCGTGCAGGTCATCGCCGAGGTTAAGCGAAGGTCGCCGTCGAAGGGCGGGCTGTCGCTGATTCCAGACCCGGCCGAACTCGCCGAGATATACGAGGCGGGCGGGGCCGCGGCCGTTTCTGTACTGACGAAAGGGCGGCGTTTCGGCGGCTCGCTGGCTGACCTTGACGCGGTTCGTGCCCGGGTGGACATTCCCGTCCTTCGCAAGGATTTCATCGTCACTCCCTACCAGATCTGGGAGGCTCGCGCGCATGGGGCGGACATGGTCCTCGTCATTGTCGCCGCGCTTTCAGACACGGTCCTGACATCGCTGATTGAGCGTGTGCACTCGCTGGGCATGACGGCCCTCGTCGAGGTACACAACCGCCACGATGCCTGGCGTGCGCTCGACGCCGGGGCTCGCGTGATCGGTGTCAACGCACGAAACCTCAAGACCCTTAAGGTCGATGCGCGCGTCTTTGACGACGTCGTCGCCATGCTTCCCGATTCGGTGGTCCGGGTTGCCGAATCGGCTGTGAAGTCCACTCAAGACATGCTCAATTACGCCCGCTCGGGGGCAGACGCGGTTCTCATGGGAGAGGTGCTCGTAACGAGTAGCAACCCGCTCCAGGTGGTCCGCGATATGGTTGCGGCGGGCCAGCACCCCTCCCTCGATTCCATGAAGGATGATCATGAGATTGGCTGA
- a CDS encoding ANTAR domain-containing response regulator, translating into MNDDTDPATVKALVVEDETLIRLDIVETLQDAGYTVVAEGASGDEAIELAQEHDPDLIVMDVKMPGMDGLTAAERILSDHQVAIVMLTAFSQKELVERARDAGAMAYVVKPFTPEHLIPAVEIALSRSREIASLENEVSSLTEKFETRKRVDQAKGLLQEKMGLTEPEAFRWIQKTSMDRRLTMREVADAVVEQVGDN; encoded by the coding sequence ATCAACGATGATACTGATCCTGCAACCGTCAAGGCTCTCGTCGTCGAAGATGAGACGTTAATTCGTCTAGATATTGTCGAAACGCTTCAGGACGCGGGCTACACCGTTGTGGCTGAGGGCGCTTCGGGTGACGAAGCGATCGAGCTGGCCCAGGAGCACGATCCCGATCTCATCGTTATGGATGTGAAGATGCCGGGCATGGATGGGCTCACGGCCGCGGAGCGGATCCTCTCGGACCACCAGGTCGCCATCGTCATGTTGACCGCGTTTTCGCAGAAGGAGCTCGTCGAGCGTGCTCGTGACGCCGGCGCGATGGCTTATGTCGTCAAGCCCTTCACCCCGGAGCACCTGATTCCGGCTGTCGAAATCGCCCTGTCCCGTTCGCGTGAGATCGCCTCGCTCGAGAACGAGGTTTCCTCGTTGACCGAGAAGTTTGAGACGCGCAAGCGGGTTGATCAGGCGAAGGGTCTGCTCCAGGAGAAGATGGGGCTGACGGAGCCTGAGGCCTTCCGTTGGATTCAGAAGACCTCGATGGATCGCCGTCTGACGATGCGTGAGGTGGCGGACGCCGTCGTCGAGCAGGTTGGTGACAACTAA
- a CDS encoding uridine kinase family protein has translation MNGHLSNIAIADICDALLALPAPALVGIDGRSGAGKTTLANALAARLEAAGRRVSTVEVEAYIGGWGSLVDDIGKLARMAGELSQRGSTQATPWDWAKEHWAEPVRIPRAGQADVVILVGCGSTSASVRPYLDLTVWLEADAELRLKRVRARDPYDWSEHWPGWAAQEEALLAEFPSNEKATFTLLSEA, from the coding sequence ATGAATGGCCATCTATCGAACATCGCAATCGCCGACATCTGCGACGCGCTCCTCGCCCTGCCCGCCCCCGCCTTGGTGGGCATCGACGGGCGGTCCGGCGCAGGAAAAACCACCCTGGCGAACGCGCTTGCCGCGCGCCTCGAGGCGGCGGGACGCCGCGTGAGCACAGTCGAGGTCGAGGCGTACATTGGCGGGTGGGGCTCGCTCGTCGACGACATCGGAAAGCTCGCGCGCATGGCAGGCGAGCTTTCTCAGCGTGGTTCAACGCAGGCAACGCCGTGGGACTGGGCGAAGGAACACTGGGCGGAGCCCGTTCGCATTCCGCGAGCAGGCCAAGCCGACGTCGTCATCCTCGTCGGGTGCGGATCAACCTCGGCCTCCGTCCGGCCATACCTCGATCTCACCGTATGGCTCGAGGCCGACGCCGAGCTGCGGCTCAAGCGCGTCCGGGCGAGAGACCCTTACGACTGGTCCGAGCACTGGCCGGGCTGGGCCGCGCAGGAGGAAGCGCTGCTAGCAGAATTCCCTTCGAACGAGAAAGCGACCTTCACCCTTCTTTCGGAAGCTTAG
- the lgt gene encoding prolipoprotein diacylglyceryl transferase translates to MITSIPSPSINAIPLGPLTIHFYALCILTGIIVAWKIADRRYTRWGGPRDVSLDVAVWMVLVGIVGARLYHVITTPDPYWGPNGDPWKALRVWEGGLGIWGGIAAGALGGWYSLHRRGLRFAPFADAVAPGVLIGQAIGRFGNYFNQELFGGPTTLPWGLEIDDAHLPAGYASGTLFHPTFLYEALWCVAMAIILVWLEKRLKLRGGQTAVIYVILYVLGRVWIENMRIDTAQMIMGLRLNVWTSIIVLAGAVVVLLALTLYLRSHLQLADIYLDGRPRGEQIGDGPGLDGVAERSDPAVEPQTEEPASAVVVINPSESQ, encoded by the coding sequence TTGATTACGTCAATCCCATCGCCGTCCATCAACGCCATACCGCTGGGTCCGTTGACGATCCATTTCTATGCGTTGTGCATCCTGACGGGCATCATCGTGGCCTGGAAGATCGCCGACCGCCGGTACACGCGCTGGGGCGGCCCGCGCGACGTCTCACTCGATGTCGCCGTATGGATGGTGCTGGTGGGTATCGTTGGCGCGCGCCTGTACCACGTCATCACCACTCCAGATCCGTATTGGGGGCCCAACGGCGATCCCTGGAAGGCGTTGCGCGTCTGGGAAGGCGGGCTCGGCATTTGGGGCGGCATCGCGGCCGGAGCGCTGGGGGGCTGGTATTCCCTGCACCGCCGCGGCCTGCGTTTTGCCCCGTTCGCCGACGCCGTCGCGCCGGGTGTGTTGATCGGTCAGGCTATCGGCCGCTTCGGAAACTACTTCAATCAGGAACTGTTCGGTGGCCCCACCACCCTTCCTTGGGGCCTTGAGATTGACGACGCCCACCTTCCCGCTGGGTATGCCTCCGGTACGCTTTTCCACCCGACCTTCCTCTATGAGGCGCTGTGGTGCGTGGCCATGGCGATCATCCTCGTGTGGTTGGAAAAGCGCCTGAAGCTGCGCGGCGGGCAGACGGCCGTCATATACGTGATCTTGTACGTTCTTGGCCGGGTATGGATTGAGAACATGCGAATCGACACCGCCCAAATGATTATGGGCTTGCGCCTCAACGTCTGGACGTCAATCATCGTCCTCGCCGGCGCCGTCGTCGTTCTTCTGGCGCTGACACTCTATCTGCGAAGCCACCTTCAGCTGGCCGACATCTATCTCGACGGCCGCCCACGCGGCGAGCAGATCGGCGACGGGCCGGGGCTCGATGGCGTGGCAGAGCGCAGCGACCCGGCGGTGGAGCCGCAGACAGAAGAGCCGGCGAGCGCCGTCGTCGTGATCAACCCATCAGAAAGTCAGTGA
- the pyk gene encoding pyruvate kinase, translating into MRRAKIVCTLGPATDTKERIVELVKAGMNVARINASHGSHAEHEQRIDMVREAAEELGEAVAILVDLQGPKIRLGTFESGPVLLEQGDIFTITTEDVPGDKDLVSTTFKGLPGDCKPGDLILIDDGKVQVRVVSVEGPEVKTEVLIGGTVSNNKGVNLPGVAVSVPALSEKDKIDLEWALNYGADICALSFVRSAEDVKDVHQIMDMVGRRIPVIAKIEKPQAVTALEEIVSVFDGIMVARGDLGVELPLQQVPIVQKRAISIARRNAKPVIVATQVLESMITSPTPTRAETSDCANAILDGADAVMLSGETSVGKYPIVCVQTMASIIQFTEEHGLESIPKIGNLHRTRNGVITRSAMDIGEALGVKYLAVFTASGQTARRMARLRARIPLLVFTPSRDIRQRLALTWGVQTIITPEVEDTDHMVEQVDQALRDRGFAVDGDRVVVVSGMPPGKVGSTNTIRVHKMGETFA; encoded by the coding sequence ATGCGCAGAGCGAAGATTGTTTGTACCCTCGGTCCGGCCACTGACACCAAAGAGCGAATTGTCGAGCTCGTCAAGGCTGGCATGAATGTTGCCCGAATTAACGCCTCCCACGGCTCTCATGCCGAACACGAGCAGCGAATCGACATGGTTCGCGAGGCTGCGGAGGAGCTCGGTGAGGCTGTGGCTATTCTCGTCGATCTCCAGGGCCCCAAGATTCGTTTGGGAACCTTCGAATCGGGTCCCGTTCTCCTTGAGCAGGGTGATATTTTCACGATCACCACTGAGGACGTCCCCGGTGACAAGGATCTTGTCTCGACTACCTTTAAAGGGTTGCCAGGTGACTGCAAGCCCGGCGACCTCATCCTCATTGACGACGGAAAGGTGCAGGTACGCGTCGTTTCCGTCGAGGGTCCCGAGGTTAAGACCGAGGTTCTTATCGGTGGTACTGTTTCCAACAACAAGGGTGTGAACCTTCCCGGAGTGGCCGTCTCGGTGCCGGCGCTGTCGGAAAAAGACAAGATCGATCTCGAATGGGCGCTCAACTACGGCGCGGATATCTGCGCGCTTTCTTTCGTGCGTTCGGCCGAGGATGTCAAGGATGTTCACCAGATCATGGATATGGTCGGAAGGCGCATCCCCGTCATCGCCAAGATTGAAAAGCCCCAGGCGGTCACTGCCCTCGAAGAGATCGTCTCGGTCTTCGATGGCATCATGGTCGCCCGTGGTGACCTCGGCGTTGAGCTTCCGCTTCAGCAGGTGCCGATCGTCCAGAAGCGCGCCATCAGCATCGCTCGCCGAAATGCTAAGCCGGTCATCGTCGCGACCCAGGTGCTTGAGTCCATGATTACCTCTCCGACCCCGACCCGCGCTGAGACCTCGGACTGCGCGAACGCCATTCTCGACGGCGCGGATGCGGTTATGCTCTCTGGCGAGACGTCGGTGGGCAAGTACCCGATCGTCTGCGTCCAGACGATGGCATCTATCATCCAGTTCACGGAGGAGCACGGGCTCGAGTCGATCCCGAAGATCGGTAACCTCCACCGGACCCGTAACGGCGTAATCACACGTTCGGCTATGGACATCGGCGAGGCCCTTGGCGTGAAGTACCTGGCGGTCTTCACTGCCTCTGGACAGACGGCTCGTCGTATGGCCCGCCTGCGTGCTCGCATTCCGCTCCTCGTCTTTACCCCGTCCCGTGACATCCGTCAGCGCCTGGCGCTGACCTGGGGTGTACAGACGATCATCACACCCGAGGTCGAGGACACGGACCACATGGTTGAGCAGGTCGATCAGGCGTTGCGCGACCGCGGCTTCGCCGTCGATGGCGACCGCGTGGTGGTCGTCTCGGGTATGCCTCCGGGGAAGGTTGGATCGACGAACACGATTCGTGTTCACAAGATGGGCGAAACTTTTGCCTAG
- a CDS encoding ubiquitin-like protein Pup has protein sequence MSEQEFMQPRRREESQSQELPQVTASQADFDVDDLLDDIDSILEENATSFVQGFVQKGGQ, from the coding sequence ATGTCAGAACAAGAATTTATGCAGCCTCGTCGCCGCGAGGAGAGCCAGAGCCAGGAGTTGCCGCAGGTAACGGCCTCGCAGGCCGATTTCGATGTCGATGATCTTTTGGATGATATCGATTCGATCCTCGAAGAAAATGCGACCTCCTTCGTCCAGGGTTTTGTGCAAAAGGGTGGCCAGTGA
- a CDS encoding FKBP-type peptidyl-prolyl cis-trans isomerase, protein MSKLRRIGLVVFIIVLGLVMGFAASAAQYRMGAVSAPMTVHVGGSFGAPVGVTVEGRADFEADDGLVPEFSRVDEDGQGRVVDAGTQVLARATSFYLREDGLTAETGSQYLTGAAGEDSLGGYAAHVVGKHEGSRIVLVQPETRRAGTVTVIDLLYTVLPGQHGATEPSNGLPGVAIGADGFPTITAGGGAVGGYQENQLITGGGQQVKAGDTVVVNYLLVSGEGKVLENTWTSKAPVVMTVDDVFDGLQSGLKDTRVGSRLVLAVPAAQAQGEADVAIVMDVLAKLPKEG, encoded by the coding sequence GTGAGTAAGCTTCGCCGCATCGGCCTCGTCGTGTTCATCATCGTCCTGGGACTGGTGATGGGCTTTGCCGCATCCGCGGCGCAATACCGCATGGGTGCGGTCTCCGCGCCGATGACGGTCCACGTGGGTGGATCCTTCGGCGCGCCGGTTGGAGTCACGGTTGAGGGCAGGGCCGATTTTGAGGCCGATGACGGGCTCGTCCCCGAATTTAGCCGGGTGGACGAGGACGGCCAGGGCCGCGTCGTCGATGCCGGCACCCAGGTGCTGGCAAGGGCCACCTCCTTCTACCTGCGCGAGGACGGGCTGACGGCGGAGACGGGCTCGCAGTACCTGACCGGCGCCGCGGGCGAGGACTCGCTCGGGGGCTACGCCGCGCATGTGGTGGGCAAGCACGAAGGCAGCCGGATTGTCCTCGTCCAGCCAGAGACCCGCAGGGCCGGAACGGTGACCGTGATCGACCTCTTGTACACCGTCCTGCCCGGTCAGCACGGGGCGACCGAGCCGTCAAACGGCCTGCCCGGGGTGGCGATCGGTGCCGACGGCTTTCCGACGATCACGGCCGGCGGCGGGGCGGTCGGAGGCTACCAGGAAAATCAGCTGATTACCGGAGGCGGTCAGCAGGTCAAGGCGGGCGATACCGTCGTCGTGAACTACCTCCTTGTATCGGGGGAGGGCAAGGTTCTTGAGAACACCTGGACGTCCAAGGCTCCTGTGGTGATGACGGTTGACGACGTCTTCGACGGCTTGCAGTCCGGGCTCAAGGATACGCGCGTCGGTTCGCGTCTCGTGTTGGCTGTGCCGGCGGCGCAAGCTCAGGGCGAGGCGGACGTTGCGATTGTGATGGACGTGCTGGCTAAGCTTCCGAAAGAAGGGTGA